The genomic interval TCATCGTGCCGAACATTCAGATGTTGATGCCAAACCTCTGCAGTGAAATCAGAAAGTTTGTAGATATTGTGACGAAGAACCCTGTTTACTTTGAGATCCTTCGCGACGCAGCGACACTTACTGATTTTTTCGAACACCAGTGGCCACATGAAGCGTCTTTCCGCGATACGGAAGTTGCATCAGAACGAGAGCCGGTAGTAACGTGCTTTTTCAACGCAGTCGAAGGGAGTGGTGAGTACAGCGGCAAGTTAGTCTGGAGTTTCGACGAAGAAAAATCGACGATCGGCAAGGATACCTGGAAACGGACGCCGTATGCGTCATACGAAAGGTTCTGTGCGGACCATGGTCATCCACTTACTATCGCAGAAATCTTGCAAGTGTATCTGTACCCAAAAGATCTAAGAGCGATCGAGCGGGCTAGCCGTAAATGATGCAGCTCTCGATGAACAGAACGGGCTACCAATCTCGATTCGGCCCGTCCGCACCACTCCATAGACGACGAGTTGCACGTCGATAACGCCGCGGCCTGATGCCAGCGGCGTTGTTCCATCAGAATTATTGACGACAGCTCACATCGAAGAGTTCGTCCAATCGTTCGGCCGCGATCTCGCAATTCGCCTCTTCGCGTTCAATTCCAGCACCAAATCGACCTGTCTTGGCGGCGGCGACGAGTGTCGTTCCACTGCCCGCAAAACAGTCGATGAGTGATTCACCTTGCGGGCAGAAATCGACAAGTTTCACCATCAATTCTGTGGGTTTGCCGACGATGTGGAACTTGTCCGCGTGCCGAACGGGTTCATGGTGGCAGCCTGGAAATGGACCAGCATCTTGCCGAGGTCGGCATTTGCCGTTTTTACCCCAAACCAGGTACTCACATTGGTGACGCGCATAGCCTTTGTGCGGTGATCGAGATCCGCCGCCTTTGTCCCATGCGATCAAACCGCGCCATGTGAAATCGGCAGCCTGAAACGCATCTGTCAAAGACGGCAACTGTCGCCAATCGGTGAACACCAAGCCATAGCCACCATCTTTCAATAAGCGGCGGCAAGCTGACATCCAGAATACGGACCAGGTCACGAATGAACGTTGATCTTTTGCATCGCCTGAGAATGTCGGCCGTCCCAGTGCGTTCCCGTTGTGGCAATACTTGTCGACCGGATCAGCCGTTTTCGCTGACGATGATGCACCGCCTGAGCAATAAGGTGGATCGGTCAGCATGACGGAGAATGATTTGGGCGGAAGTACCGGGAATACTTCGTGGCAATCACCGTGGTAGATAGAGATGCCTGCTCGTTCGTAGTACGGCTTCATGTTGTTCCTTCAACGTGAGTGGTCGTAACAACCGTCACAACCCACATGGGTGTGACAATGGCTGATGAATTGGCCACGTCGAAGCGGTGGACCACGAGCGAAAAAGAAACGTCGACCTATGTTTGCGCATGACATAACGCGGCCCTTGGTGGGACGTGCATGTCGGCCTGCTCATAGGTCGACGTGTTAGACCGGTCGCAGGTTCCAGCCCGCGACCGGTCGTTTCATTTATTATCTGCCAGCGGATGGATACGCTGCGCATTTTGGTGTGTCCCAGCGCTGATCGTTTCTTAGGGAGTGGTTCTGGAGTGATTGTTTTCGACATCCGCACCGACGACTGCCATTCTGATTTCATTGCGCGTGTGAACCGAGACCTAGAGAGTGAGGCAGGCAAATCCTATCTGGCCCGTTTCGGCCCTGTGTGCAGCCCGCAGTGGTGGGCCTGCTTCGACCGCGGCGAATTTCGCATACAGGTTCAGTGCGGACTAGTGACTCACGTCGGCCCTCGGATCAACGACGTTAAAGAGGAGGAGGACGTGATCGAGATTGATTGCGCAGGCTCGCTCGTAGTGATTGATCGCGTCGAACATTGGGCCATTCATCCGATTCGTATCGGCGACGTCATCACGNNNNNNNNNNNNNNNNNNNNNNNNNNNNNNNNNNNNNNNNNNNNNNNNNNNNNNNNNNNNNNNNNNNNNNNNNNNNNNNNNNNNNNNNNNNNNNNNNNNNNNNNNNNNNNNNNNNNNNNNNNNNNNNNNNNNNNNNNNNNNNNNNNNNNNNNNNNNNNNNNNNNNNNNNNNNNNNNNNNNNNNNNNNNNNNNNNNNNNNNNNNNNNNNNNNNNNNNNNNNNNNNNNNNNNNNNNNNNNNNNNNNNNNNNNNNNNNNNNNNNNNNNNNNNNNNNNNNNNNNNNNNNNNNNNNNNNNNNNNNNNNNNNNNNNNNNNNNNNNNNNNNNNNNNNNNNNNNNNNNNNNNNNNNNNNNNNNNNNNNNNNNNNNNNNNNNNNNNNNNNNNNNNNNNNNNNNNNNNNNNNNNNNNNNNNNNNNNNNNNNNNNNNNNNNNNNNNNNNNNNNNNNNNNNNNNNNNNNNNNNNNNNNNNNNNNNNNNNNNNNNNNNNNNNNNNNNNNNNNNNNNNNNNNNNNNNNNNNNNNNNNNNNNNNNNNNNNNNNNNNNNNNNNNNNNNNNNNNNNNNNNNNNNNNNNNNNNNNNNNNNNNNNNNNNNNNNNNNNNNNNNNNNNNNNNNNNNNNNNNNNNNNNNNNNNNNNNNNNNNNNNNNNNNNNNNNNNNNNNNNNNNNNNNNNNNNNNNNNNNNNNNNNNNNNNNNNNNNNNNNNNNNNNNNNNNNNNNNNNNNNNNNNNNNNNNNNNNNNNNNNNNNNNNNNNNNNNNNNNNNNNNNNNNNNNNNNNNNNNNNNNNNNNNNNNNNNNNNNNNNNNNNNNNNNNNNNNNNNNNNNNNNNNNNNNNNNNNNNNNNNNNNNNNNNNNNNNNNNNNNNNNNNNNNNNNNNNNNNNNNNNNNNNNNNNNNNNNNNNNNNNNNNNNNNNNNNNNNNNNNNNNNNNNNNNNNNNNNNNNNNNNNNNNNNNNNNNNNNNNNNNNNNNNNNNNNNNNNNNNNNNNNNNNNNNNNNNNNNNNNNNNNNNNNNNNNNNNNNNNNNNNNNNNNNNNNNNNNNNNNNNNNNNNNNNNNNNNNNNNNNNNNNNNNNNNNNNNNNNNNNNNNNNNNNNNNNNNNNNNNNNNNNNNNNNNNNNNNNNNNNNNNNNNNNNNNNNNNNNNNNNNNNNNNNNNNNNNNNNNNNNNNNNNNNNNNNNNNNNNNNNNNNNGGCGTGATCAGCCTGGCGGTTTCGTTACTCGGCGGCCTGGTCGATTTGCGTGTGCAAGTCGCCACGCTTCGCACCGAGGTTGCGTCCTTACGTCGTGACTTCGACCGACCGCAAAGGGTTGCCCATGTCGACCGCTCCGCAGAAACACAAGCCGCCCACGGTCGGCATCAAGGCCCCGAGATCGTACCACCGCTGGTATCGCCTACGGGCCTGGTGGGGGCCGGTCGGCCTGCGAGCCAACCAGCTCTCGAAAGAGCCGTTGTGCCAGGTGTGCCAGCTCGCGAACCGAATCCGCCCAGCGACCGACGTCGACCACATTCGACGTCACGGCGGGAAATGGTCCCTTTTCTTCGACGCCAGCAACTTACAGTCGCTTTGCAAATCATGTCATAGCGAGAAGACCGCGCGCGGCGAGTGATCGCCTGCAGCATCGTCATCTCTGGCGGGGTGCATCACATGGGCAAGCGTGGACCAGGCAAGACGCCCGTCGCGACATTGAAGCAACGGGGCACGTTCCGAGCTGATCGTCATTCCGATGAAGTCGACGAGCAGCTCGGTCCCTCATTGCCAGATCCGCCGCCGCACTTCGACGCGGAGCAGATCGAACTGTGGAACAAGATCGGCGGAAAGCTCGCGGCTCGCGGCTTGATGACCGATCTCGACGCCCAGGCGTTCGAGCTGCTGATCGCCAGCTACGTGGGCATGCTGCAAGCTCAAGACGCACTGGCTGCCGATGACCTGATCGTCTACGTGGGCGAACAGTCGACACCGATGGCCAACCCGCTTGTGAACATCATCGCGAAGAACACCGCGATGCTGAAATGGTGCCTCACTCAGTTCGGCTGCACTCCATCGGCCCGTACCGGCATCAACCCCGCGAAACGCATCGAAAAGACCATCGATCCAATGGCCGCGTTGTTGGCTGGTACATCTGCGAGCAAACGACCCGAAAAGTGTACCACCCGGAAAAAGGCGAAGTCATGAGTGAAGAACGCGGCTTCATTTCGTTGAAGGCAGACGGCCACACCTGGCTGTTCGCGTTCGATCCCAGCCCGCGCAGCCTTATGGCGTTATTCGACGTCCTGATCGAATACGAACGTGATCCGGAAAGCGGGTTCACCAGTTGGCACGCAACGCAAGTTCTACGAGGCCTCGCCCATCACCTGTGCGCAAATGCCGAGTCTCGGCGAACCGCAGGGATCTTGAGCGGTATTGCGACGACGTCCTAGCGAAAAAGGTTGTCGTCGGCACGCTCGAACGTGCGGCCGTCGAACGATACCGGCATGACTGTGACACCGCAGGCGCTCGCGGCATCTACTGGGACGATGACGATTTCGAACGAACGATTTCGTTTGTTCAGCTTTTGAAGCATTCGACCGGGGAATTCTGCGGCCACCCGTTCATTCTGAAGCCCTGGCAAAAGTTCGTCGCCGGGAACCTGTTCGCCTGGAAGAACAAGGACACCGGTTTCCGCCGGTTCCGCGAATGCTTCATCAGCATGGGACGCGGCAACGGTAAGTCGCCGTTCATGGCTGCCCTGGTCAACCGCCTCTATCTGCTAGACAACGAACCTCGATCACAGTTCCAGCTCGCGGCAGTCGAACGGGCCCAGGCCGAGATCGTTTTCAACGAGATCTACGAGCAGCTCAAATCGCAACCGGCCTTCGGCGATCGCTTCAATTACTACCGCGCGAAACACGGCAAGAAGTCGATCGTCGACAAGATCCTCGGCGGTGTGATCGAGCCACTCGGGAGTGAAGGCCGCGACGGTTACAACCTGCTTGGCTACGTCGCCGATGAGATCCACGCCTGGACCGAAGAGCATCAGGCCCTCTGGGAAAAACTCGAATCGTCCATGCGAAAGCGACGGCAGCCGCTTGGGATGGTGATTTCGACGGCTGGCGATGACCGCTCGAAGTTGTGGCTTCGCGTCCACAAGTTCAGCTCTCAGATCGCTCGAATGTTGATTCAGGAAGATCGTCACTTCTCGTTCATCTGTGAAATCGACGAGGACGATCGGAAGGCCTCGTTGTACGACGAAACGTCCTGGCGGAAGGGAAACCCGAACCTCGACATCAGCGTCAAACGTGAGGCTTTGCGGCTGATCGCGAACAAAGCGAAGAACGATCCCGTCTGTTTCAACGAATGGTTGCGGTATCACATGAACGTCCGCGTCCGGTCCGTCACGAAGGTGATCGATCACGCGATGTGGATTGCAGGAGGATCCGCGCTACCCGATTTGACCGGAAGGCACTGTCACGGCGGCCTCGATCTTGGCTGGCGAAACGACCTAGCCTCGTTTTATCTCTGCTTCCCGCTCGACAAGAAGCGTTTCGCCTTCAAAGGCTGGAACTGGCTGCCTCGCCACGGCGGCCGTGATCTGACCGCCGCCCCGTGGCCGCAGTGGATCGAACAACGAAATGTCACTCCGACCGATGGCGAAGCGACCGATCCGGAAGCCATCTACGAACGTCTGAAACAGGTTCGTCGAGACTATGCCATTTCGTCCGTGGCACTCGATCCGAATAACGCCAGGGCGGTCGGTCTGCACCTGGTCAACAACATGGGGATGAGCGTGTTCGACTTCGGTCAGAACGGTCAGTCCTACAACGAACCGATCCGCGAATTTCTTACCGCCCTGGGTGAAGGCCGCATCCTCCACGACAACGACCCCGTGCTGGCCTGGGCTGCCGACAACCTGGTTCTGCGCACCAATTCGGCCGGCTTAGTGATGCCAGCGAAAGATCAGGCGGACGAAAAGATTGATCCGATCGTCGCCGCCTTCATGGCGTTCGCCCGTTGCTTGTATGGCGATCCCGTGAGTTCCGGACCTCGGATCAGGAGTTTGTGATGGTCATGGTCAAAGTGATGCAGATCAATTGGAAGACGTCGGGCCTGGGGTTCTGTGGTTTGCTGACCTCGGTCGGAGCACTCGGCACCGACATGCTCTCGGGTAACTACAGCACGATCGTCATGCACCTGCCCGCGATCGCCGCGTCGTTGGGACTGATGTTCGCCAAGGACTCGACCGCCGCAGGTAAGTAACGACCGTCACCGCTCGATCTGGGCAACCCTCAAATTTGTCGATTCTGAAAAGGAACTTTCATGTCGAAAACTCGCGTTGTCCAGATCGTTGTCGGTGCTTTGGCGTCCGTGCTGCTGTTGGTCGGTGCGTTCGCAAATTTTGCCAGGCTGCAATCGCGATCAGAAGCGCCGGGCCTGGTCGACTACCTGCTCTACGTTGCCTCCTTTGGCCTCCTCGGCCTGGCTGCCCTCGCTGTGGTCATCGTGGTCGCCGTTGTGGCCGTGCTTTCGAATCGTGCGGCCCATCCGTCGGGAGATCACTCGCCAGATCTGACGGGGCTGCATGCGAAGAAAGAACCAGAATCGGACGTGTTTCGAAATCAACTGAACGAAGAGTTCAAAGAGGCTCTTGCCGTCGACGCGAAACGCACCCGGATCTGGAAGATCATCGACGAACTCTCCGACGCTCTGCGGGATGACGACGCCGGATCAGACGCCCTGTTCATCGTTCGCGAGCGATTCCACAAGCTGCAGTTCGGTCCGACGCCTCACCAGGCGACGGAATCCACCGAAGACGATGAAAAGCCCGCCCCCACGAAACGGGCGGCTTCCTAACCGCAAATACCCCGTGAGAAGGCCCCGCCGATTGTCGCGAGACGTCGGCGGGGCCGAGTGTCTTCTGAGGTTTTCATGCGAACTCTTGCAGCCAGGAAAAAGACGATGCGTATCAAAGGTGCTTTCCTAGCGATTCTGACGGCAATTTGGTGCGTGATTTGGTGCCTGGGCTGTGCTCCCGTCGATCCACCAGCTCGCAAGGACGCTCCGAAGCCACCGATCGTCGTGGAATCACCCGTCACCGTAGCGGCCCGCACGGCCTTCCGTGCTCGTGATGCGGCCTATGCCGATCAATTGGAAGCCCTGGCGAACGACGTCGA from Schlesneria paludicola DSM 18645 carries:
- a CDS encoding phage terminase small subunit P27 family, with translation MGKRGPGKTPVATLKQRGTFRADRHSDEVDEQLGPSLPDPPPHFDAEQIELWNKIGGKLAARGLMTDLDAQAFELLIASYVGMLQAQDALAADDLIVYVGEQSTPMANPLVNIIAKNTAMLKWCLTQFGCTPSARTGINPAKRIEKTIDPMAALLAGTSASKRPEKCTTRKKAKS
- a CDS encoding terminase large subunit, whose amino-acid sequence is MRKCRVSANRRDLERYCDDVLAKKVVVGTLERAAVERYRHDCDTAGARGIYWDDDDFERTISFVQLLKHSTGEFCGHPFILKPWQKFVAGNLFAWKNKDTGFRRFRECFISMGRGNGKSPFMAALVNRLYLLDNEPRSQFQLAAVERAQAEIVFNEIYEQLKSQPAFGDRFNYYRAKHGKKSIVDKILGGVIEPLGSEGRDGYNLLGYVADEIHAWTEEHQALWEKLESSMRKRRQPLGMVISTAGDDRSKLWLRVHKFSSQIARMLIQEDRHFSFICEIDEDDRKASLYDETSWRKGNPNLDISVKREALRLIANKAKNDPVCFNEWLRYHMNVRVRSVTKVIDHAMWIAGGSALPDLTGRHCHGGLDLGWRNDLASFYLCFPLDKKRFAFKGWNWLPRHGGRDLTAAPWPQWIEQRNVTPTDGEATDPEAIYERLKQVRRDYAISSVALDPNNARAVGLHLVNNMGMSVFDFGQNGQSYNEPIREFLTALGEGRILHDNDPVLAWAADNLVLRTNSAGLVMPAKDQADEKIDPIVAAFMAFARCLYGDPVSSGPRIRSL
- a CDS encoding DNA-methyltransferase, translating into MKPYYERAGISIYHGDCHEVFPVLPPKSFSVMLTDPPYCSGGASSSAKTADPVDKYCHNGNALGRPTFSGDAKDQRSFVTWSVFWMSACRRLLKDGGYGLVFTDWRQLPSLTDAFQAADFTWRGLIAWDKGGGSRSPHKGYARHQCEYLVWGKNGKCRPRQDAGPFPGCHHEPVRHADKFHIVGKPTELMVKLVDFCPQGESLIDCFAGSGTTLVAAAKTGRFGAGIEREEANCEIAAERLDELFDVSCRQ
- a CDS encoding HNH endonuclease signature motif containing protein, whose protein sequence is MSTAPQKHKPPTVGIKAPRSYHRWYRLRAWWGPVGLRANQLSKEPLCQVCQLANRIRPATDVDHIRRHGGKWSLFFDASNLQSLCKSCHSEKTARGE